atctggatctggatcctgcagaacaaacatataggatgagtagtatctgatataaatataatactcgagaaaaaatcaagtattttaaaatatttataaatatgtatttctcctcttgtcaattttgatttccccgagcagatgattcattacgtttaaacgctctgtccgactagtcatagcccccaagcatcgggagtcggcctaggcacttcccagacatgcatatgagtgacatgagttcgccaTTAAtagaacaaagtttcacgaatcagaatttactactcgggtacttttgcaattattaagagcagaaaataaatttatctcatctctatgcttttgatttattccgaataatacttagcaccttgcgttactcggtccatccaacgagctcccgggtgctaggaatcggcccaaaggcaaccatccattggcaaaccaaatggaaagcataggaagatagaactccataactcgataggtacttttgtactcagattatgtcgcaagcaatcaagataaatattataaaaaatatgatataacatctgtagcccccgactcactactcaatggaagaccaattgatgtcgtgaggcagaggaaaaggaaaaatgtcatataaagaataaaataaatgatgacttagctttgtaatattccccttggtgatggcagaagtggccaatgagggaacaaagtcgtccatcaataacaatgaagacaccagtcggcggcgacgaaggcggtcgacggtgaaagcgaagatgcccactaatggcggcataataggccagccgtgtaagcggaaacaccagtcgacggcaacgaaggtgagccaacggtgaagatgtagacgtccaacaacagtggcataataggccagccgtgcaggcagaaacaccagtcggcgaaggccagccggtcggtgaagacgtggacacccatgaacggtggtgtgaccaaccgaccgtataggcggggacaccagtcggcggcgacggaggcaggccggcggtgtagatgacgatgcccatcaacggtggtgtgaccaaccgaccgtataggcgaggactccagtcggcggcgacggaggcaggccggtggtgaagtcgtagacgcccaacagcggcggcataataggccagccgtgtaggcgaaggcaccaatcggcggcgacggaggcaggccggcggtgaagacgtagacgcccaacaacggtggtgtgaccaaccaaccatataggcgaagacaccagtcggcggcgacggaggcaggccggtggtgaagtcgtagatgcccaacagcggcagcataataggccagccgtgcaggcggaaacaccagtcggcggcggcgaaggccagccggtcggtgaagacgtggatgcccatgaacggtggtgtgaccaaccaaccgtataggcgaggacaccagtcggcggcgacggaggcaggccggcggtgaagtcgtagacgcccaatagcggcggcataataggccagccgtgcaggcgaggacaccagtcggcggcgatgaaggcaggccggcggtgaagtcgtagacgcgcAACAGCGGCggtataataggccagccgtgtaggcggaggcaccaatcggcggcgacggaggcaggccggcggtgaagtcgttgttgttatcagcaatggcggtggcgaagacaagccggcagagtggactcgcggccgatcgaccggaaagctgagacgcctcgagtccatgaccagcatcaatcgcctcaatagtgccgcgtaattatatgcgaacaacaacaaaaaatagcaagagattaatctgggattaaaaatcaatacgataaataatgataaaaatcagattgagtttccccctgactgatttggatcaagttagagaagaggagcttgaagaagtggtcgacggaaaggaagtgaaaactcccaaagcgaaaacgaagtcggcgactcatgaaattgattccatcgcgcttgttgataggaaactcgacgcaacccctacctggcgcgccaactgtcgaaacatgatttcggcaataataaaagggggtagcacacgagacctaaaagtggatggatgcagagacaaaggatttagacaggttcaggccctctcaatgagaggtaataccctactcctgtttggggatttgaatccgccgggtgtagtatagatctgacgatcaggttgtgtcatatgccccctagagggcctcctgcccaccttatataggatggggggcaggattacaagatagaaaccttaaccaacacggtatcggtttcctaaatctactttacaatcttatcaagccaggactttaggccgttccataatatacagggaaacgtaatacccaagtcatgatctgttacatatttcatacatatatgttatcccctattactagtcggataaccatgccgtgtggatatggggtacccataatctccacaatagGAATCATCAAATCGTGAAAAAGGTTAAATCCAAACCAAGTTTGTTTCTGTACATATTAATTCAAAATTGCTAAACTATTTTATAGCAAAATGCTCACAAGAGACAGCAAAACGAGTATAAATCTATATTTCTAAtactaaattttgaaattatgtaatttcaaaaaaaacataaagtaATAGAAGAAATATTAGAATGGGTTATATAAGAAATTACTAATTATGTTTTTGGCCACTATAATTTAAATGAAAGTGTTTTGTATCAACTTCTTTTAAACAAAATTTACTTATGAGTTTAACaatatattttatcattatccagtgaaattttaatattttgtcaTTCACAGTAACCCGTGCAATGCACGGGTTGACCGCTAGTAATAAGTAATAAAAGGTGGAATGGACGACGTTCCTCTCTTCTATAGTTTTGTTCTtgaaattctattttttttatgtaatgtTCTTAGTAATTTCTATTACGTACGTACGTGGCTTGTTAAATATGATAACTAGGTATTAGTTTCATGACCTGTCAAATAGCATCCCTTGCCATCCTTGTAGCAGCACAGTCCATTCCAGATCTTACCAAGTTCGCCTTAGACTCCCTAGTCCATCTGCTTCCTGGACATTCTGTTCGTTCATGACATCAATAAAAGCCATACACAAAAAGTTTGTCATATGTCGGACTAACGGGGGCCCCGTGTCGCTCCAGGGGCAGGGCCGACACGGTCGGCGGCAACCAGCGCCTTCCTCCTCACCCCCGTCTTccaccctcctccgcctcgctgcCGCCCGAGCGGTCAGCCGAAAACCGCGCAGCTGCAAGGATGGTGACAATGGGGCCTTCCTTCTCCCTCGAGGTCGCAGGGTCGATGCCCACGACCCTGACCAGATTGGGGCGGCGATGGTGCGGTGgctattggtatttcttaacggcattactataaatatataattcccagcaatagcgcataaatacttctggtatattaggGTTACAGATTTCATCCACAAACGTACGGATATCccattatagcatttcacccTAGAGTATTCTAAGGGTATCATATTTTTATGTTTCAGATGGACACACAATTTACAAACAAAAATTAAGTATAGCACATATGTAGAAGTCCATGATCACGCGCATCATCTACAGATTTCCAGGTAGCTTGAGCTGCTAATTAACTGCTGAGATCATCTGCAGATTTCCAGGTAGATTTGAAAATAACAAAATTCGAAAGTAATATATATCGTCACACATCTGAAGCATAAGTCATTTCCATGTTTtaataattttgaattttggaattaatcaCTACCTATATTGTCCTTGTGTTGGTCTCCTAATTTGGTACTATGCTCCTGTTTTTAGATACGCGATTTTAATTAGCACTTTTACATCATACATTAAATTAGTATGCTAAATTAAAATTTCGAGAAATCATAGATTCACTTAAACAAATGTATTTGGATGAAGCATGGAGCAGATTTGTTAGCGATATATGTTTAACTTATCTGGAAAAAGGAAATGTCCACTTAAAACTTGTTATTAATTTATAGTGAACTTTCTCATtagcaataaaaaaaagatcagcaacataattaattctttatttcaattaaaataaaaaaatcaagaatATCATATTACATGATGTGGGAGTTGACCCTATAATTAAATTCAGGTGTTTACATATTCATCAATAAATCCAAAGTTCTGTTTGAATCTAGGTTATCCATCGGTGACCATCGCATCTACAATCGACTGATGCATATAAGATGATTCATCATTACATCTACAATGCACAAAGGTATCCTGTTAATTAAtcttaaattaatttatagttaGTTTAGATGAGAAACATGTAAGAAACAACTGAATGAAACCCTAAAAAGATTGAATCAGATCTTGCTCACTTGAGTATTTTAAATAGCCATCGTACCTGCAGAGATCAATATCTTGGATCGATAAAACACTTCCTCGCCAATGCATCCGGTCGACGGAGTTCCTCGGCTGCAGGGTCAAGTAGATCGACGTAGCCTGCCGTGTTGTGATCTCGTCGCGTGCAGAGTCGAGTCCGACTGCTGAGACCGATATGGGTACAATTTGTAGACCTTGAAGGAAGCCTGTATAGATTGAATGGTGGCCCAGACACGTGTTGGGCTTTAATTAAAGGTCCATAGTTATAATATTTAATCTACGGTCATGATTTTACGATCTAGTTAATCAATGGTCAGATTAATCTGATTGACGTGAGAGCTCTGGAAAAGTGCCCAATTAGTATAACGTGAGAGCTCTGGAAAATGCCcaattagtatagatatagaatagatagatagattgtcTTCAGATACATAGGGACGCAGCAATCGtggatgtgaaaattagaatCACTCTTttcgttctaaaataagtgGCCTTACTATAGAGGGGGATCTTCAGGCTGCATAGCAATACACCGTCGGCACGGTCACCATGCCGACGACCCTATGGCCACCACAGCCCTGCAGCGGCACCATTCCGGCCACCGACATGGGCACCCTCCTTAGCATGACATTCCATTTTTCAATCTCATCATCAAATCAAAGAACAACGACGTACGGATAGCTAGCGAATCATCAAGATTTATAGAGAGGAACATCGGAGTTCATCATTTATTCACCACACATATGCTTCCAAACAAAAGGAAAACACTAATTATTTTAGTAACCACACCACATACATGCACAGCTAGCTACAGTAGCCTAGCTAGTAGCCAGATCTCGCCAGCCAGTAGCAGACACCACCTCCGCCGTTGGGGATGTCCACGTTGCAGAACGCCGggaggctcgccgccgcgcgctccaaGTCCCCTCTCCGGCAGCCGCGGAACACCTCGGACATGGGGTGCCCGACATCGGGGGCGCCGAGCTCCCTGTAGATGCCTCCCAGCATGTGGCTGATCGCCTCGCACCTGCACCAGctgtcgtcgacggcggcgagctgccGGCAGCAGTCTCGCCGGacctgctcggcggcggcggccgtgccaCGGCCGACGCACTGGCGCTTCACCAACGCCCGGCAACGCGGGAGCGGGTACATCGGGTAGCCCATTCCTGGCTGACAGAGCGGGCCCGGGGTGTAGACCACCTGGTCTTGGTGGTGGTACTCCGCcatggtcgccgtcgccgcgagcacggagacgacggcgagaagcAACACTGAGAACACTACCTTGTTGGAAGCCATATTTTTGTTGCAGAAAATCTTAACTATCAATTTGTTTATGAGAGGGATAGCTATCTATGGGTGGTTTCTATATATAGCTATAAAGACTAAAGTGATCTCAAGAACggacacaattttttttgctgTTCATAATTGTGATTAGCTTGTTTGCATAGAACATTTATTGTGACTCACACCTAATCGATTTGGACATGATATGGATAAAAGTTTGTTAAAGTGGACTGTATGCACCACATTTTTTCAACTTGTTTTGATTCTTCCGTGCAAGAAAATTAATGCGTATACTGTCAACAGACGTCGAGTTACGCAAGGTAACAAAATCTGTTGATCTTTATTTCCATGGCTTGTATAGTGATCCAATTTGCAAgacaaagaaaaagaagagctcAGAACAAATATTGTTAGAAAATATGCTCTGGCAGTTAAAAAGTGTTCAGCAATGAAGCTTTAACACACTAGATTGCACAAAATTAAGAAACGTGTGATTTTAGTGTATGGGTTCTTTTCCGTATCAAAGCCAAGcgaatcgaacataattatacgaaagcaaaaaaaaaaaaactattacaacaaaagaaaaggtaatCGATTAATACAAGTGATCGAGTGAGTTTGTCTTCATGTCCTTTCTCTTGCTTGAAATTGAGCTCAATCCTGTGAAATCAATGGTTttgatttatatattttgtgatgaacaaaaTGAGACATTTAATTTATATTGGATTTGATATTTGGTGATTTAAATCCTGAATATTTTGtgtttatttatgatttatagtTTGAGTGTTTGCCTACACACTGTACTGTAGTACATCATCCTTTTTACAACGAAGTATTAATTTAgttataatttaattatatttaattatttgagCAGGGTAGAAACTAACCAAGCTTGCAGAATTAATGTAAGGCATGTAGGAAAGCTCTTATATATCTAATAAATATCACTTAAAAACTATCTTTCTATAATAGTTGACACAACAAAGCCTCTTAATTATTACTGCAccgaaataattttttttatcactcttgttttcttttcttcactcCATACATCAAAATTTCCTTTGATAAATGCTAAAAGTTGACTCTCACTGTTGTCATATGTAGCAACAATTATCTTTTCTCCACTGTCTCTCTTCCATTTCACCAATAGTACTCTCCAAATGAAAAGCTATCATATATCAAATCAACTAATTGAAGGCTGTTGAAGCCCATGAAATGCGGTGAACCACATCCATTTATGTACATCCATACACAAAGACTGATCCTCACCAGTTCATCTCACATTGAACTAATTCAGTTTCTGCAGTGATGACTTCTGTTCATGCAGAAAGATAACCTCTAGCTAGTAAATCAGTGTGCGGTAGGGTTAGGATGCATCAGGAAAGAAGCCCCTATCCAAGTCCAATTATCTGTTCAGGGAGCAGACTAGTCCTTGTGTGCTACAATAAAATTCGGTTGTTTCTTGAACAAGCAATTTGTAAACAATGTCTAAAGGTGTAACCAATGGAAAACATTTCTGAATCTACTTCCGAATTCAGCGCATATACACAAACACTATATACTTTTAATTAAGAAGATAATGAAGTGAGGATGAACGgttcttctcctccttcatATTTTCTCCACAAAGTATGGTGAGTATTTTCTACCGTCGAAGTGAGCTATTAATGTTCCTATCAAAATAGGAGCCCCTTAATATAACatctaaataataatttatatagatatataaGGTGTTACTGCTTAGCACTTGAATTACGTCAAAAACAATATTTACGTAATAGGCTTTATAATATTACCTTAAAATTTATCCATTGCCCTCTTCTATGATTCTATCAAATCATCCACTGTTTTccctctccttttcctttttttgccaACCGATACAAACTTTCTCAATGACATGATATTAAGGGCAGGTTAAATTACTAATGAAAAGAGTAATGCTTTTAATTAGTGGTTGAACTCATATAAATTACAAAGGCTGCAAAACTACAAATATTGGTGTAAATCTTACCATTCAACAATTAGTTGATCATGGATGCATATGGCAAGTGAGTCGGCAAAATGGGCTTGATGCAGCTTCGTCCAATGATCCAAGCTCAATCTCTAAGCTCTGAGAAGAGGATCGGAGAAAGAAACCTAACAAAGTAAGCTAAAAGGTCCTCGCTTGTCACTACTCACTAACAACATATGGCAAATTGGATTGAGCTGTGGCAAGGATGAAGAAAGATCGGACGACGAACGTGATGTGCTGGTGCTGCTTCTCACATTCTCTTTTACACGTAGATGCAACCAGATGATCGTCAGCGTCAATCAATGTTTCACTTGCAGATTTAATTGCAGCCGTGCATGGTGACTGGCGGCAAGAGGCGTGGATGCATAGCCATTGGAATGGAGCGGTtggctggctagctagctagagcgaCCTAGCAAAGCATCGAGATGTATCCCCCCCCACCCCCGGGCACCATGCCACGGTTAATATATAgacggaaaaaaaa
The window above is part of the Oryza sativa Japonica Group chromosome 7, ASM3414082v1 genome. Proteins encoded here:
- the LOC4342727 gene encoding seed allergenic protein RA5 precursor gives rise to the protein MASNKVVFSVLLLAVVSVLAATATMAEYHHQDQVVYTPGPLCQPGMGYPMYPLPRCRALVKRQCVGRGTAAAAEQVRRDCCRQLAAVDDSWCRCEAISHMLGGIYRELGAPDVGHPMSEVFRGCRRGDLERAAASLPAFCNVDIPNGGGGVCYWLARSGY